ATACAACGGGTCTTACTGGTCCAACCTTATTCGCCAGAGTCCGAAAGTGATTTAGTCAGCTTCGTGAAAAAATTTCAACAATACACTGCACCTGTTATGGCCAAAGGCCATGAAGACACAGCGCTCTACCAATATAACCGGCTGATCACGTTGAATGAAGTTGGCGGCGATCCGCGCCATTTCGGCTATTCCGTCAATGCCTTCCATTTTTTCAACCAGGAACGCGTCAAAAAGTGGCCGCATGCCATGCTGAACTTATCCACGCATGACAGCAAGCACGGTGCCGATGTACGAGCCCGGATTAATGTTCTGACTGAAATTCCGGAGCAATGGCAGAATGCGGTGCTCCACTGGCATCGGCTTAATCAAGCCAGATCCTTGACCTCAACAGCTATCAGCCGCAATGACGAGTACCTGTTTTACCAGATATTGCTTGGCACCTGGCCTCTCATGCTGTCTGATGGTGTTATGTTGGATACCTACCGTGAGCGTATTCAGGCGTATATGCTAAAGGCCGTGCGTGAAGCCAAGCAATACAGTTCGTGGCATAATCCCGATCAGGGTTATGAACAGGCAATCAGCGATTTCGTCTGCCGTTGTCTTGACTGGAAAGCAAATCATGTCTTTCTTGACAACTTTACTGCCTTTGAAAAACGGCTCAGAAGAGCCGGTTTATATAATGCACTTGCTCAAACATTTCTGGTATTGACCTCGCCGGGCGTCCCGGATATCTATCAGGGCAATGAAATCTGGCAATTTTCTCTGGTCGATCCCGACAACCGCCGCTCCATTGATTTCGAGACAAACCGGCAATTATTGTCAACCCTAGACGGCGTTCCAGGGGGGGATCGACTGCCTTTATTGAAATCGCTGCTGAATGCACCGGAAGATGGTCGAATCAAGTTGTTTCTCACCGCCCAGACTCTTCGACTGCGCAGTCAGTATGCGGCACTGTTTGAGAATGGCGAATACCTGAAGCTGTCCATCAATGGGCCACGGTCTGACAATTTAGTGGCATTTGCGCGCCGTGATCCGGAACAGTTCGTTGTGATTCTGGTACCCAGGCTCATGAAGCATCTGTTGGATGAGGATGATATTTGGGTTGACACCCGATTAGAACTGCCTGCTGACGCTCCCCTGCATTTCAGCAATATCTTTACAAACGGGAAACTGTCAGCCAAAGCGGTTGATGGTCATTTGGAACTGGATATCGAAGATATGCTTGAAGCATTTCCGGTTGCCTTGTTGATGGCCGGATAATAGTTTCGGAATAACGGATTGATTAAAAATTGCTCAAAAAACGACGTAAGCTGAGTCATGTGTGCTAGCGTACAGAACCCGCTTATTTTTAAGCGTAAAGTCTGAAACTGATGAGGCAGAACAGTTTTTAGTGAAAACGAACCTGTTTAGGAGGAAATATGGATATTGAAGTTGGAGGTTTTCTAGGTTTTATTATACTCGTCTTGGATATCTGGGCCATTATCAGCATTATAAAAAGTGCTGCCACCACTGGAATGAAAGCTTTATGGGTGATTTTAATTCTACTGCTGCCAGTTGTAGGTTTGATTATTTGGTGGTTTGCGGGCCCCAAAGGTGATTAATCGATTTATCAATTGGAGA
This is a stretch of genomic DNA from Methylobacter sp. YRD-M1. It encodes these proteins:
- a CDS encoding PLD nuclease N-terminal domain-containing protein, with product MDIEVGGFLGFIILVLDIWAIISIIKSAATTGMKALWVILILLLPVVGLIIWWFAGPKGD